The Diospyros lotus cultivar Yz01 chromosome 11, ASM1463336v1, whole genome shotgun sequence region TCCAAAGGATTCCTACCCTTTACCAAATATCGACCAACTTATAGATGGAGCCTTGGGGTATAGATGTCCTAGTTTTATGGATGCCTACTTGAGGTACAATCAGATCTAAATGCACCCGGATGGCAAAGAAAAAATAGCTTTCATCACCAAGGACACAAATTTCTATTACAGAGTCATGTTGTTTGGATTAAAGAATGCAGGGGCTACATACTAGTAATTGATAAACAAGGTATTTGATGATCAAATAGGATGCAACATCtaagtgtatgttgatgatatggtGTCTAATATGTTCGAGAACGAAGATCATTACTCGGATCTAGTCAAGATCTTCGAGCAAATCTGACAACACAACATGaggttgaataaagaaaagtGCATTTTTAGTGTGCAGGCCGAAAAGTTCCTTAGATTCATGCTTATCAATTAGGGGATAGAAGCCAACCCAACAAGTGCCAAGCTATCCTCAAAATATGCAGCTCTAATAATATGAAATAAGTCCAACGGCTAACAAGCCGGATAGCTGCCCTTTCCCGCTTTCTCTCAAAGTTAGCAAACTGAGCTCAATCGTTCTTCTAGTGTTTAAAGAAGGCAACTGAGTTTCAGTGGACTAAACAGTGTGAAGCCACTTTCCAAGAGCTAAAGCACTTCCTAACAACCCCACCCATTCTCTCTAGGCTAGAGCTTAGTGAAGAATTTCTACTCTACCTCTCCGCTTCTGAAAGCGTGCTCAGTTCCGTGTTAGTAAGGAAAGACGGAAAATACAGCGACCGATCTATTTTGTTAGCAAAGTTAGCACCAAGGCTCCAGGAAACAATCAGTTGATCATACAGGAAACCTTGAATTCACCAACCATTGACTTAGAAGTGCATGTCGTGGAGACAGACCCCGACTTCTGGGGGTTCCTCATCATCTGGTTCCTAAAGGAAGGAATCGTACCTGACAACTCGGAGGAGGCCAAGAAATTAAGGAGAATAGCCAATCTTTATACTATGATTGAGGATCAGCTATACAAAAGAAGTTTTACCATGCCACTTCTCAAGTGTGTTGACTAAAGGTAGGCAGCTTACGTAATGGCTAAGGTCCATGAGGAGGTCTGTGGAAGCCATATTAAGGGTCGATCCTTAGCAACAAAAATATTGCAGGCCGAGTACTATTAGCTGACCAAGCTCAATGAGTGTTTGGAATATGTGAAAAGATGCAAAAAATGCCAGAAATATGCGAATATGCATCACTTCCCACCTGAAGAACTCCATAGCCTCGACGTATCTTGCCAACTCAAGTGGAGGGTTGACCATGCTTGGACCTTTTCTACTGGCCCTAGGCCAACTCAAGTTCATAAGtgtcaaatttaaatatctaaacaatattttaaatattcaaatcatgatttatagtttgatttttgatttagtTGATATACCTtttcaaaaaatgaaacaattttgCTCAAATTATACAGctctattaattttaaagtaataTGTTTTTTTGATAAActatttaaatcaattttttgtatttggattttaaaagcctaaaaaatatttttacataaaaatatattaaattatttacttaaaaaattgacaaattacttttattttttagaccaAAACCACATATACAccaatatacaaaaaataatatcaaatattttaagatgaaaatattacatataattttatataaaaataagttacaCCCAAGCAAGGGTATTATTTGAAGTGCCTTTTACTTTTCCTCATGCTTTTTTGTCATTATTGTGAAATTTGCTATTATGGAAATTACTCGTGTTAAGAAAGTGCTTTGAGGACAATTACTTTTGAGAAAAGTAGTTTATCATTTGACCAAATGGTCCAAATTAAAGAAGAATCATTTTATTGTTATGCCTATTTAGATATATACTTTTAGCAATAAAGttaatatatagaaattatatATCCTTACAAAATGTTTATTTAGTTAATACTGCTTAGTAAATgtgatttttgtaattttaaatgttgatgggataattttgattgaaaataatttttttattttcagtttttaatttttttttcacaatagAAGCTTCAAATACCATTAGTTGCAtagcaaaaaatatttttatttttttatttttcccaaacaccttttttttattttggccaAGCactacccaaaaaaaaaaaaaaaaaacaactcaCAACAcgcttttatttaaaaaaaaattgtcttataataggagaaaacattttttttttttcacttctcAAATGTCTTTATTAAAAAGAACACCTGTGGGGTGTTGAGAAATTTCAAGAAAGTTTCTCATGTTCGAGAATGAACACTATGCTATTTTCCCAAACTATGCTATTAAATATAGAGATGAAATGATTAATTTactcttcattctctctcttttcatcttatattgaaaaataaagaaataaaaaataacccaCGTGCAAAACCCATTTCTGTGTCAATGCTCTCGATGTACCCAATAGCTTTATGACATGATGAACCCAAATTTGGGTTTATTGCCAGCGTGAtcaaagaaaatagagagagagagagagagagtgagagctaagaagaagaaggagaagatgggagaagagagTTAGTAAAACACTTTAATTATCTTGAATCCAAATATGGGTTCAAGACGCACAATGAACTAAAATCTGGGtttgaagaaaagagagagggagaaagagagagaaataagaagaaaaagaaattaaaaagagacaaaaagtgaaacatttcatctcaaatttaaacCTAGGTTCaaagagaaataaagagaaagaagaaaaaaaataagaaggaaatagaaagaaagggaaaatagATGCCTTGTATTATTATTGCGGCTATCATGAAAGTCTTCATCGTTGTCACCTTGAGCGGATGCCCCCATCGATCGTTGCCGTGACCAATATTCACTATTATAGACCGAGAACGAGAgatactacaaaaaaataatggcatttagcagcgatttttttgtatttagctATGGTTTTTAACTGCCGCTAAGTAATTCAACGGTAGTTGTTTTGAAAACTGTCGCTATATCAACCGTCGCAGAGCATTTGACGATAGTTTTCAACAACTACTGAAGTAACCACAGTTAAGTCATATTTTTTCcagagatttttaaaaaattttgaaatttcaaaaaaattaaatttctacaaACCTCACGCCTGCGGCCAGGCCGCGCGCCCATCTGCCCATCAGCATGGGCTCACGCGCGCACAAGCACACTGTGCCATGTGGCGATGCTAGAATCATTCCCTTTCCCCAAACTTGAACTCGAAACCTCCCTTATGCACATACATATGCGAAACCAGCTAAGCTATGAAGCCTTGTTATTAAATCTTCacgcatataaattatatactaatacaaccaatatttttcagaattataatttatattctttactataaattgaaaaatataaattaattgattatttttaaaagaataatggaataaattaaaaataaattaattgattagaaaataaaaaaaagattttatatattttttaaaatttctttgtaaaattattaaaattttatatattaaaattttgttaaatttctttttattttcttaacattaaattttttaatgaattttgtggtgatttttcaaaaccgttgcaaatgttatttaatttaattatttaattacttatttttttttaaatttagtggcaattttttgaaaatcgctgaaaaattaaattttttaatgaattttgcggctgtttttcaaaaccgccacaaatgttatttaattttatttttaattattaaattaatttttgaatttagcgacaattttcaaaaaattgcagtaaaattaaaatcgccacaaaatttaattttaatttttagttattaaattagtttttaaatttaacagtgattttttaaaaattaccgcaaaattaatttttttaataaattttgtgacgatttttgGAAACCActgtaaaatgttaaaaaactgccgcaaaaaacATATCTTGCAGCTGTTTGTAAACTGCTGTAAAATATCGtgttttgtggcgatttttaaaaccgttGCAAAAAAATCAtcgtaaaaaattaatttttttgttgtgaaatagaaagagagaaaacgAACGACCACAATTGTCATCATTATTCGTCGTTTATCAAtgattgagagagaaatagaagagataaattaaggatttgagaagagaaagaaaggaaaatgagaaaaaaggataatggatttaatattttagtcactttataaattttaatggtGATTAATTAGTTaacaatagaagaaaaattactaaataacattaaaattCAAGAGtactcttttatattttctcaaacttaaaagagcatttttcataattactcGAAACCTAGAGGTACAGGGGTGAagttttctatttaaaaaatatatttttagactCACTcatattaaatacatttttggTATAAAACTTAGGACTGTACAATTACAactgatttctttttttttttttttatggaaaacaaTTTCATGGttataaaaatttgataaaaagagaTGTAACGATAGTAAACAAAGAACACAAAGCATATcctcataattataaaaatttgattCTATCTCTCATAGCATGCATGCCatgaatttacaaaaaaaaaaaaaacaatctggaagaatttattaattttacatcaACTTTAAACCCGcaaataaattaagttattcCCTTATATAAGAGCTGCAAACTAGTCTGCTTAAAATCTTAATTGCATATCGCTGTTATCCAACTTCGCCAAACAAGTGATCAGATTAAGTTAAacaaattattcataataaatgCCCGCAATAGTGATCACCTTCAAACGCCCAACTGGCTCTGCAACTCGTGGAGCGTGGCGGCGGAGTGCCTGAGCCGCGTCGCCTCCTCTTCAGTGAGATGAACGTTGGTGACGCCCATTACGCCGCTCCTTCCGAGCTGCGCCGGCAAGCTGAGGAAGACGTCGCCGGCGTCGATGCCGTAAAGCCCTTTGGCGAGGACGGAGACGGGGTGGATCCGGCGTTGGTCCCGGAGGATGGCTCGGGCGAGGCTGGCGACTGAGTACCCAATTGCCCAGCAAGTGTAACCTTTAAGGCTGATGACTTCGTACGCACCGTCGACCACCTGTTTGTGAATTTGCTCCAATGTGGCCTTCTCGTAGGTGATCTGCTCCCTCTCTAAGAAGCTCAAAACCGGCACTCCGCCCACGCTGATGCTGGACCACAGCGCCACCGAGCTGTCACCGTGCTCGCCGACAATGTACGCCTGCCGTAACCATAAGAAGAGAATTTGATTAGCAAGAGTAAGACTACCAACAACAACCCATCATAGTCCCCAgccgtgtgtgtgtgtgtgtacaaaATGTTCATAATTAGAATATACATTTTCTTCATGTTGTGACAGAGTACTAGTGAAGTAGAGGCCCAGAGggattcattaattaattacctgtACGTCCTGAGCATTGACATCAAGATGATCGGCAATGAGGAAGCGAAACCTCGAGGAATCGAGATTGGTGCCGGAGCCGATGACCCGGTTGGAAGGAAACCCCGAAAGCTTCCAGGCCACGTACGTCAGCACATCCACCGGATTCGAAACAATCAGCAAGATCGTCTCCGGCGAGTACCGGGCCAGAGGCGGCACAATCTTCGAGAAGAGAGCCACGTTCCTCTGCAGAAGGCCGAGCCTGGACTCGCCGGGGTTCTGCCGGGCGCCGGCGGTGACAATGCAGAGGTCGGAGTCTGCAGTGACGGAGTAGTCGGCGGAGGCCAGGATGCTGGTGCGGGGAAGGAAAGCGGCGGCGTGCTGCAGGTCGAGCATCTCACCACGGAGCTTGTTGGGGTCAATGTCGACGAGGGCGAGCTCGTCGGCCAGGCCCTGGGTCAGGATGGTCTGGGCGATGGCCATGCCGACGTTTCCGACGCCGACGACGGAGATCTTGGTCTGCCGCTTGTTGAGCGACGGAGGCGCCGTGTCCTTGATTGGCTTGAAGAAGGCCTGCGCTATGTCCAGGCCTCCCGGTCCCAAAGACGACGATGAAGCAGTCTTCTTCATGGCGTTATCGGTTTTCTGAGATTTCTTTATCTGTAATTAACTTGGGCTGGAATGGGATTTGCAGTTATATAGGGCATGGGCATGCATGTGGAAACGAAAAGGAAgacgaagaggaagaagaaggtagACTGGCTTCCGTTGGTTCAACGGTCAACAATTTGAAAATTTCCGGAAAACAAAAGATGGAACTTTTATTTCATTAAGAATTTCTATTGAAGATCACAAGGGCAACGCTGACTATTATAAtggttaaaaatatattaaatatattgattatatatattttattaactaatcactctcatttttaagtttaaatttttttattagtctatactaaaataaatatattttttaaaaataatatataataaatacatattatctGACAAATAAGTATATTTAATGCTTTTAAACTATTGCTCTTACTGTATTTAGagagatgataaaattatttttataattaattaatagtacACAAAGatagatacatatataatagtttttattttaaatgtaaatAGTGTATAAGTTTAAATGTATAagtatttttgagaaatttgtaaagtatttgatacaataatataaaaaagctgtttattaaattttctttctaattattattattaaaaataagaaaaaaaaatgagctaATAGAATTCAATAAGatatagtttttgttttcataaaaaattcgGCAGTCCAAACGTGACTTTACAATTTTACAGCTACATTTTCTCTGAGAACCGTTCTGGAACTTTTAAgactttaaaattataataaaattaaactattttcATAGGAGGAAGTAATTTTCTGAAGGTTCTGGATCATAAGCAAGGAAGGGTGGGTGGAGTATAAATGTTTTCTTGGTGCTCACTCCACGTTTCTGCAAGACTTTTGACGGACGGACAATTGGTAGTTTGGATTTGTTGGGGGGGGAGGGGCAATTTTTCTCCATTTATGACGGTGACACTGACACTTGGTAAGCCATTGGCCTCTAATATTAATTGCCCCATTGCCTGTCTGTCTCTCCATCACACGGCAACAAGCTTCGGTTGAATGTTGTTCATGACGCTTAATTTGATCTTTGAATCAAATATTATAAagcttaatttaattcaatacCTTTACACTGTTATATTTAAATAGTGTTGGACGcgtttaaatatatatcaccTATAAGAGTTCAgttaattcttttgaaaataaaaaaaaaatattttataatattttttatattaaaatattaaaaaataaacaaatatttatgaGCCCTTTATAAACAACATAATATTAATTCTGATTCAAAAGCTGCCCTTTGTAAACCTGTTTTCTGCATTACAAACGTGATTTATGTTATATGAAAATACTTTATAGGAgtcgtttttttatttttaaaatattttttattcttgttttagatcttatttatgtttattttttaaaaaaaatgttcgttttcattttttaccaaaaatattttttatttttatttccgtGCAACATATAACGTGACTTTGGAATTTTACAGCTACAGTTTCTCTGATGTTCGTTCTGGAACTTTTAcactataaaattatcaaattaaactaTTTTCCAAGGTTCTGGATAATAAGGAAGGAAGGACGGAGTATGAATGCCCTCCACGTTTCTATTAGACTTTTGACGGACGAACGGACAATTTGTAGTTTGGATTTGTTGGGGGGCAATTTCTCCGTTCATGGTGGTGACACTGACACTTGGTAAGCCATTGGCctctaatattaattaattgcccCGTTGCCTGTCCCTCCATCACACAGCAAGAAGCTTCGGTTGAATGCGCTAAAGAGTATGACGTTAATTTCATCTTTGAATCAAATATAaagcttaatttaatttaatacgtTTACactgttatatttaaattaacaaattataaatattgttggaaGCAGTTTAACTAGAATAATGCTAAATGCACCGATGAACTTATCGAAAGGTatcaaaaagaccaaaatgttCTCGgccaaattataaatttacaaaaccTGTCATTGCTCGTTgctctctcttttctccctcCCATGGTCGTCGATGCAACTGTCGACCATCGCTGCCTTCATCTTGCCACCTCGTTGCTATCGCCTTGTCTCTTCGATTATCGCTACATTCTTGGTAGAGGGAGGATGCAGTAGCAGTCAGCGAGACGCAACGACAAGGCAACGATAACAAGGCAAAACGACGAGGCAATTGCAGCAACGGTTGCATCGACAAACATGGAAAGGGAAAGAGGAGAAAGCAATGAGATgtgacaaattttgaaaatttataacTTGGGTGAGGGTAATTTCGTCTTTTGATCCCTCTCAATAAActcctatatatatttgtggggcaaaataaattaattcatctATAAAAATTCAGTTAATTCtcttgaaaataacaaagttaATTTAGCCACTGCACCGCCACTTTGCTCGGAATCCTAGAACTAGGACGGCAAACCACAACCCACTCATCTGAAAACATTGCCCCCTGATTTATAACAGCCGCCGACGGCAAATCCGCTTGGACAGCTGAACTTCCACCTTTCAATTGTCATCATTCAACACCACGTTTTCTTCCCGAGAAAATGGTGCCTCTTACCGGGTCTCCAGGGGAAAATGGAGCCACCAAACACCTTTTTTCTACGTCAACCTCTCCACGCCGTGACGCAGtcattgtttttttatttagcaATGTTTTTTATACAGTAatggtttatatttaattgtgatattcataaaattataagaatatttttaaaatattaaaaacacttcttcataaatttattatttattttttaaaaaccacaaacactttaaaaattaatgaagaaGTGTTACTAGTTCTTTAAATAAGTAtctataattctataaataaatattaaaattaatatacaaatagAATTACCATGGTTGTTCTAACTAGTCAAGTCTAACGTTCTTGTTGTATCATAGGCAAAAagtcattaaaaatttaaaaaaatctaaaaattcaaaataactcTTTGAACTAAAAGAAGTACATTTCCCTGTAACGGCAGAGTCTCATACAATGCACCAAGTAAATAActctaacatttaaaaattcttcCAAATATTCTACCAAAAGGGTAaacaattattcataaaaaattcaaattataaaaggaTTTCAGAATATGGGATAAACGTCATCTATAAGAATATTAGGATTAGAAAATGTATAGACGTTATTTGTAACAATGTTAATCTTAACAAGATTAGGAAAGATCAAGATAGATGTTATCTTTGAGAATCTTAATCCTAGACTACTTAGAATTACTCTATACTCTTTTATAAATAGGCATGCACTCATTATAGAAAAGATACGTCTGTAATACTAGTTTCAATACGACTAATCATTTTTGTATCTGACTTAAGTATTAGAGTGTTTGCACAAGAATCCTCCTGCATCCtctgactattttctttcttgtaggCTCAAGTGACTAAACAACAATATTTTCAGtcaaataaaattgttattgtATCTCGACAATAACAATTGGCACTGTCTAcgaaaaatatccaaaaagtCTATGAGTACTACAATGGCTCTCATACGATTTCAAGTTGCAAGTagccaaatcaaatcaattgaaagaaaagataatgcatgaaaaaagtaaaaagtagGCAATGTAACAAGATTCAAAATTTGGGAGGCCACAAAAAGTATACTAGTGTCGATAGATGAAGGGCTTGCCCCAAACACATGCAGATAACAAAGACCTGTTAAGATGTTTAGGGATGATTTGCGTCGACGGATGAAGGACTCGCCTCAAACACACGCAGGTGTTTAAAACTGAAAATGCAAGAACATAAGAATAATCTAAGATCAATACCAActatcaaaatgaaagaaaaataagggtaGGCCATGACAATCTACTCTTCCATTcaagaaatttaaatgaaatagtAGGTATCAATTGTTATGTTATAGGCAAAAACCTattaaaagaccaaaaaaacCCCAAAAGCCCTATTTGGActaaaatgtgtaaattttcCTATAAACAAGGGGGTCATGTACAATGTACAAACTAAATAACTCCGATATTTAAAAATCTCTCCAAATATTCTATGAAAGGGATAAACAATTATCTATAAAGAATTCCAATTCTAAAATGATTTCAGAATATGGGGATAAATGTCATCTATACGAATCCTAATCTTAACAGGATTAGAAAAGATCAAGATAGATGTGATCTATAAGAATCCTAACCCTAACACGATTAGAAAAAGTCAAGATAAATGTTATCTGTAAGAATTTTAATCCTAACAGAATTAGAAAATGTCAAGATAGacgttatctataagaatcatAATCTCGGATACTTAGGATTACTCCATTCCTTTCTATAAGTAGGCAAACACTCATTTCAAAAAAGATACGTCTCTGATATTGTTTTTAATACAACATTCATCATTTGCAATGTCTAACTTAACCATCAGAATGTTTGCACATGGACCCTTCTATGTcctctaactattttctttctttcatgcTCATGTGACTTGACGACAATATTTctggtcaaataaatttattattgtatctcgGCAGCAACAATTCTATTCAAATGTAGACATCATCATCAAATGAGAAATGTTATTGAAAGATAGATGGATGAAACCAAATGTGTATtgagtgtcaaaatatttttcaaatcatgaacattctttttaaatgaaaaattgtcGACCATGTTAGTGAAACTATAAACCATTTTGTACCTTTGTATTTTGGGTTATAGAATCAAGGTAAAATTATCAATTGATTTGTTAAAAC contains the following coding sequences:
- the LOC127812581 gene encoding L-lactate dehydrogenase B-like, which produces MKKTASSSSLGPGGLDIAQAFFKPIKDTAPPSLNKRQTKISVVGVGNVGMAIAQTILTQGLADELALVDIDPNKLRGEMLDLQHAAAFLPRTSILASADYSVTADSDLCIVTAGARQNPGESRLGLLQRNVALFSKIVPPLARYSPETILLIVSNPVDVLTYVAWKLSGFPSNRVIGSGTNLDSSRFRFLIADHLDVNAQDVQAYIVGEHGDSSVALWSSISVGGVPVLSFLEREQITYEKATLEQIHKQVVDGAYEVISLKGYTCWAIGYSVASLARAILRDQRRIHPVSVLAKGLYGIDAGDVFLSLPAQLGRSGVMGVTNVHLTEEEATRLRHSAATLHELQSQLGV